A window from Glaciimonas sp. PCH181 encodes these proteins:
- a CDS encoding LysR family transcriptional regulator → MLNTLSDLDLRLIRVFLSVVDAEGISAAQSALNVSQSTISTQLSTLETRLGFRLCERGRGGFSLTPKGVQFVQASRHLLQTVDHFCLDARQMGHKLVGRLNLGLIGHAAISANARLSQAIARFRQRDEAVTLALSVLAPGQLEEEVTNGQIDVGIGYFWHRLPSLDYVALYTEHQVAYCGADHPLFAQAGRLTSAQLAEADWVWRSYPLPEADGPGGIVAQGQVTALADNMEAVAVLILSGQHLGFLPAHFAAPLVQQGLLAALNPALLHYDVTLHMVVRRQASRSDVMQAFLDDLVVAHQDG, encoded by the coding sequence ATGTTAAATACCTTGTCCGATCTCGATCTGCGTCTTATCCGGGTGTTCTTGTCGGTGGTGGATGCCGAGGGGATTTCGGCTGCGCAAAGCGCTTTAAATGTCAGTCAGTCAACAATTAGCACGCAGTTATCAACGCTGGAGACGCGCTTGGGCTTTCGTCTCTGCGAACGTGGTCGGGGGGGATTTAGTCTGACGCCGAAAGGTGTGCAGTTTGTGCAGGCAAGCCGACATTTGCTACAGACGGTTGATCATTTTTGTCTGGATGCGCGCCAGATGGGGCATAAGCTGGTGGGACGCTTGAATCTGGGATTGATCGGCCACGCGGCGATCAGCGCAAATGCCCGGCTGAGTCAGGCAATCGCGCGTTTTCGCCAGCGCGATGAAGCGGTGACGCTGGCGCTTTCGGTGTTGGCACCCGGGCAACTTGAGGAGGAGGTGACGAATGGTCAGATCGACGTGGGAATTGGCTATTTCTGGCATCGTTTGCCTAGTTTGGACTATGTCGCGCTCTATACCGAGCATCAGGTGGCCTATTGCGGTGCCGATCATCCGTTGTTTGCGCAGGCGGGACGGCTGACTTCAGCGCAATTGGCCGAGGCTGATTGGGTCTGGCGTAGTTATCCGTTACCGGAAGCCGATGGCCCCGGCGGGATCGTGGCACAAGGTCAGGTGACGGCGCTGGCTGACAATATGGAGGCGGTCGCGGTATTAATTTTGTCGGGCCAGCATCTGGGCTTTTTACCGGCGCATTTTGCGGCACCGCTGGTGCAGCAAGGTTTGCTGGCGGCGCTCAATCCGGCATTGCTGCACTATGACGTGACCTTGCATATGGTGGTGCGGCGGCAGGCGAGTCGCAGCGATGTGATGCAGGCTTTTCTGGATGATCTGGTCGTTGCGCATCAGGATGGCTGA
- a CDS encoding response regulator transcription factor: MHSIILADIHPIIICGMRGYVDRCPDLSVAAVATSSDQLLARLHDTRCTIVIMDISMSMQNMADGFTLLSYVKRHFPRIFLIVFTMNMMPAVLYQIIKSGVDGILHMNDDVADIRQAIDCAARNSRYIGNSVREILRSGPVGRMPTRREAEVLRMYAEGYTIQQIAVRLCKSIKTIALQKTSAMKKMGLRNDVELGRYTCGGIEIREIDANGEVCVLVI; encoded by the coding sequence TTGCATTCGATCATTTTGGCAGACATTCATCCCATCATTATTTGCGGTATGCGAGGATACGTTGACCGCTGTCCGGACCTTTCGGTGGCAGCAGTAGCAACATCGAGCGACCAGCTATTGGCGCGATTACATGACACCAGATGTACTATCGTCATCATGGATATATCCATGTCGATGCAGAATATGGCCGATGGCTTTACTTTGTTGTCGTACGTTAAGCGGCATTTTCCCAGGATATTTTTAATTGTTTTTACGATGAATATGATGCCTGCTGTGTTGTATCAGATCATCAAAAGCGGCGTAGACGGCATTTTGCATATGAATGATGACGTTGCCGACATCCGACAGGCCATCGACTGCGCCGCAAGAAATTCGCGTTATATCGGTAATTCGGTACGCGAAATTTTGCGTTCCGGTCCGGTCGGAAGAATGCCTACTCGACGCGAAGCCGAAGTATTAAGGATGTATGCAGAGGGTTACACCATTCAGCAGATAGCCGTGCGACTGTGCAAAAGCATTAAAACGATTGCGTTACAGAAAACATCTGCAATGAAAAAAATGGGCCTGCGTAACGACGTCGAATTGGGGCGTTATACCTGCGGGGGAATAGAAATTCGTGAAATTGATGCAAACGGTGAAGTGTGTGTTCTTGTCATTTAG
- a CDS encoding 6-phosphogluconolactonase produces MTSPSETPFGGIRVHTFTDRTTMGIVAAADIAAALRRHLLEKDTVRMIFAAARSQQETLAALAVQPGIDWSRVTAFHMDEYVGLAEGAPQRFASWLQQAIFNCLPFAHVHLIQPGADPVASAKTYAALLAEAPIDLICLGIGVNGHLAFNDPHVADFNDPDAVKIVTLDDVCRQQQVDDGCFATLADVPTQAITLTIPRLLDAAELFCVVPGAAKLNAVRNALYAPINAINPATSLRTHANCTLYLDRDSTPEALALA; encoded by the coding sequence ATGACCTCCCCTTCTGAAACACCATTTGGCGGCATTCGCGTCCACACTTTTACCGATCGCACGACCATGGGCATCGTCGCTGCGGCGGATATTGCGGCGGCTTTACGGCGTCATCTGCTAGAAAAAGACACCGTGCGTATGATTTTTGCCGCCGCGCGTAGCCAGCAAGAAACACTGGCGGCGCTGGCGGTACAGCCCGGCATTGATTGGTCTCGCGTCACGGCATTTCATATGGACGAATACGTCGGCCTTGCGGAAGGCGCACCGCAACGATTCGCCAGTTGGCTGCAACAAGCCATTTTCAATTGTTTGCCATTTGCCCACGTCCACCTGATCCAGCCCGGCGCTGATCCTGTCGCATCGGCAAAAACCTATGCCGCATTACTTGCCGAAGCGCCAATTGATCTGATCTGTCTGGGCATCGGCGTGAACGGCCATCTGGCTTTCAACGATCCTCATGTCGCCGATTTTAATGACCCGGATGCGGTCAAAATTGTGACTTTGGACGACGTATGTCGGCAGCAACAAGTTGATGATGGTTGTTTTGCCACACTGGCCGACGTGCCGACTCAAGCGATTACACTGACCATCCCACGTCTGCTGGATGCGGCAGAGTTGTTTTGTGTCGTGCCCGGCGCTGCCAAACTTAACGCTGTGCGCAATGCTTTGTATGCGCCAATTAATGCTATCAATCCGGCAACATCATTGCGTACACACGCAAATTGCACGCTGTACCTCGACCGCGATTCAACGCCAGAAGCTTTGGCATTGGCGTAA
- a CDS encoding FadR/GntR family transcriptional regulator, whose protein sequence is MVTLPTLKVKRLYRQISELLIQKIKDGEFKAGDSLPSERDLAQQLGVSRSSVREALIALEIAGWVDIRTGHGVFVCDQDAEPNPPEALTSVGVEELLTARALIECETARLAAKNATPAQLAELAQLMDDLECEPENTSKFLTLDKHLHVLIGEMADNSVLSEFIEILWTKRHDQLFAQFENRFGGKVLSIAMNHDHRKICDAIINRDPAAAKKAMQAHIAHVHKSFFMESASIASPKIAAEKARRSEKEV, encoded by the coding sequence ATGGTTACACTGCCGACGTTAAAAGTTAAGCGTCTTTACCGTCAAATCTCAGAACTGCTTATCCAAAAAATCAAAGACGGCGAATTTAAAGCTGGCGATTCGCTGCCGTCCGAGCGCGATCTTGCGCAACAGTTAGGGGTCAGTCGGTCGTCTGTGCGCGAGGCGCTGATTGCGCTGGAAATAGCCGGATGGGTCGACATTCGCACCGGTCACGGCGTGTTTGTCTGTGATCAGGACGCAGAGCCGAATCCGCCCGAAGCGCTGACCAGCGTCGGTGTAGAAGAGTTATTAACGGCGCGCGCGTTAATTGAATGCGAGACCGCCAGACTGGCCGCCAAGAACGCCACCCCCGCACAATTGGCAGAGCTTGCGCAACTGATGGACGATCTTGAATGCGAACCAGAAAACACCAGCAAATTTCTGACGCTCGATAAGCATTTACATGTGCTGATCGGAGAAATGGCCGACAACTCTGTGTTGTCTGAATTCATCGAGATTTTATGGACTAAACGTCACGATCAACTGTTTGCGCAGTTTGAAAATCGGTTTGGCGGCAAAGTCCTTTCCATTGCGATGAATCACGACCACCGTAAGATTTGCGATGCCATTATTAATCGCGATCCGGCTGCTGCAAAAAAAGCCATGCAAGCGCATATAGCCCACGTGCATAAGAGCTTTTTTATGGAAAGTGCCTCCATCGCCTCGCCAAAGATTGCTGCGGAAAAAGCGCGTC
- the hemE gene encoding uroporphyrinogen decarboxylase — protein sequence MPQFAPLKNDTFLRALLRQPTDYTPLWLMRQAGRYLPEYRATRARAGSFLGLAKNPDYATEVTLQPLDRFPLDAAILFSDILTVPDAMGLGLYFADGEGPKFSRPLRDEKAVMALAAPEMGSLDYVFNAVTQIRTELDGRVPLIGFSGSPWTLACYMVEGGGSDDFRTVKSMLYNRPDLMHHILSINAAAVATYLNAQIDAGAQAVMIFDTWGGALADGAYQAFSLDYMRQVMGQLKREKDGVPIPAIVFTKGGGLWLEQIADIGADAVGLDWTVNLAEARARVGHKVALQGNLDPVVLFSEPAQIRAEVARLLGVYGAPSAGHGHVFNLGHGISQFTPPESVAAMVEAVHEISRKMR from the coding sequence ATGCCACAATTTGCTCCTCTCAAGAACGATACTTTTTTACGTGCTTTGCTACGTCAGCCGACAGACTACACGCCGCTGTGGTTGATGCGTCAAGCGGGCCGTTATCTGCCTGAGTATCGTGCCACGCGCGCACGCGCCGGGTCCTTTCTGGGGCTGGCGAAGAATCCCGATTACGCTACCGAAGTCACACTGCAACCATTGGATCGCTTTCCGCTGGATGCGGCGATTTTGTTTTCGGACATTCTGACGGTTCCCGATGCTATGGGACTAGGGCTGTACTTTGCCGATGGTGAAGGACCGAAGTTTTCACGGCCTTTGCGCGACGAAAAAGCGGTAATGGCATTAGCAGCGCCGGAAATGGGCAGTCTTGACTACGTTTTCAATGCCGTAACGCAAATCCGCACCGAGTTGGATGGCCGAGTGCCGTTGATTGGTTTTTCTGGCAGCCCGTGGACGCTGGCTTGCTACATGGTCGAGGGCGGCGGCTCGGATGATTTCCGTACGGTAAAGTCAATGTTGTATAACCGTCCAGACCTGATGCACCACATTCTGAGTATCAATGCTGCGGCCGTGGCGACGTATTTGAACGCACAAATCGATGCTGGGGCGCAGGCCGTGATGATTTTCGATACCTGGGGCGGCGCATTGGCGGATGGCGCGTATCAAGCGTTTTCGCTGGATTACATGCGTCAGGTGATGGGACAGCTCAAGCGTGAAAAGGATGGCGTGCCGATCCCCGCAATCGTCTTTACTAAAGGTGGCGGCTTGTGGCTGGAACAAATCGCGGATATCGGCGCTGATGCGGTTGGTTTGGATTGGACCGTGAATCTGGCTGAGGCGCGTGCACGCGTCGGGCATAAAGTGGCGCTACAGGGCAATCTCGATCCTGTGGTGTTGTTCTCGGAACCGGCGCAGATTCGCGCGGAAGTGGCGCGATTGTTAGGCGTGTACGGTGCGCCGAGCGCTGGTCATGGTCACGTATTCAATCTGGGCCACGGTATTTCTCAGTTCACGCCGCCGGAATCGGTCGCAGCAATGGTGGAAGCCGTACACGAGATTAGTCGCAAAATGCGTTGA
- a CDS encoding N-acetylglucosamine-6-phosphate deacetylase, whose product MMPTILTGKDPSSGRSLAIEITDQLISDIRPGPADETAWLSAGLIDLQINGYGGHDLNAEDIDANVVIALAVCLQQEGVTTLVPTLITASEAQIIAALRAIDDARRKDPLIARMIPYVHIEGPALSAEDGPRGAHPPEHIRPPSLAEFERWQLASNGLVGMVTMSPHWPNSAQYIANLTARGVHIAIGHTHATAEQIVAAADAGAVLSTHLGNGAHGILRRHPNYIWAQLAEDRMFASFIADGHHLPSDTLKVMLRAKGLERSILVSDTAALGGMAPGDYTTPIGGQVNLSKDGRLSLSGTPYLAAAALPLIAGVAHLVNHVAVPLADALRMATQNPGRLVGARGVIAIGASADLLRFRWSNDTSAISVGTVMIAGKTVVGTK is encoded by the coding sequence ATGATGCCAACCATCCTGACCGGCAAAGATCCCTCCAGCGGGCGCAGTCTTGCGATCGAAATCACAGATCAGTTGATCAGCGATATCCGCCCTGGCCCCGCCGATGAAACTGCGTGGTTGTCCGCCGGACTAATTGACCTTCAAATTAATGGCTATGGCGGCCATGATCTCAATGCCGAGGACATTGACGCCAACGTGGTCATTGCGCTGGCAGTTTGCCTTCAGCAAGAGGGAGTGACTACCCTCGTGCCGACGTTGATTACTGCGAGCGAAGCGCAAATTATCGCGGCGTTGCGAGCAATTGACGACGCGCGTCGTAAAGACCCGCTGATCGCCAGAATGATTCCGTATGTGCATATCGAAGGGCCCGCCTTATCGGCCGAAGATGGTCCCCGTGGCGCACATCCGCCGGAACATATTCGGCCGCCTTCATTAGCAGAATTCGAGCGATGGCAGCTTGCCTCCAACGGGCTGGTCGGCATGGTCACGATGTCGCCGCATTGGCCGAATAGCGCACAATATATCGCCAACCTGACGGCGCGCGGCGTGCATATTGCCATCGGCCATACGCACGCAACAGCTGAGCAGATCGTCGCTGCCGCGGATGCCGGTGCGGTGCTGTCGACCCATCTTGGCAACGGTGCGCATGGCATCTTGCGACGCCACCCCAACTATATATGGGCGCAACTCGCCGAAGATCGGATGTTTGCGTCATTTATCGCTGATGGGCATCATCTTCCCAGCGATACTTTGAAGGTAATGTTGCGAGCGAAAGGATTGGAGCGGAGTATTTTGGTGTCGGATACAGCGGCGCTGGGCGGCATGGCACCGGGTGACTATACGACGCCAATTGGCGGTCAGGTGAATTTATCGAAAGATGGCCGCCTCAGTCTTTCTGGAACGCCCTATCTTGCAGCCGCTGCGCTGCCATTGATTGCTGGCGTCGCGCATCTGGTAAATCACGTCGCTGTGCCATTGGCCGATGCATTGCGCATGGCGACGCAAAATCCGGGCCGATTAGTCGGCGCACGCGGTGTTATCGCCATCGGTGCGTCAGCCGATCTTTTGCGATTTCGGTGGTCCAATGATACTAGCGCCATATCTGTAGGAACCGTGATGATCGCTGGCAAAACTGTTGTCGGCACCAAATGA
- a CDS encoding SAM-dependent methyltransferase, whose product MNSIKQESASNNQSQLKHEVRPGQSIELLKELHILTREGKLNQDSRRKLKQVNHLFQFIEPLLQAVQKEHGIQLVDHGAGKSYLGFILYDLFFKTLTDGSHIFGIETREELVKKSQELAQRLAFPGMSFLNLSVAESTESPLLPARVDIVTALHACNTATDDAIQFGLKKQARFMVLVPCCQAEVASVLKKNKGKTLAKEALTEIWRHPLHTREFGSQITNVLRCLQLEAHGYQVNVTELVGWEHSMKNELIIATYQNLPRKRPIQRLQEVLQTLGLEEMQPRFFTPSDA is encoded by the coding sequence ATGAACAGCATCAAGCAAGAATCCGCATCCAATAATCAATCACAGCTTAAGCACGAAGTCCGGCCTGGGCAATCGATTGAATTGTTAAAAGAATTGCATATCCTGACTCGTGAGGGGAAGTTAAATCAGGATAGCCGCCGCAAGCTTAAGCAGGTGAATCATCTTTTTCAGTTTATTGAACCGCTATTGCAGGCCGTCCAGAAAGAACACGGCATCCAACTGGTTGATCATGGCGCAGGTAAATCTTATCTGGGATTTATTTTGTACGATCTGTTTTTTAAGACGTTGACCGATGGTTCGCATATTTTCGGGATAGAAACGCGGGAAGAACTGGTCAAAAAATCGCAAGAATTAGCACAGAGGCTGGCATTTCCCGGGATGTCCTTTTTGAATTTGTCGGTTGCTGAATCCACCGAGTCACCGCTGCTGCCAGCCCGTGTAGATATAGTTACCGCATTGCATGCATGTAACACCGCGACTGACGATGCGATTCAGTTCGGTTTAAAAAAGCAGGCGCGGTTTATGGTGTTGGTTCCTTGTTGTCAGGCGGAAGTAGCGTCTGTATTGAAGAAAAATAAGGGAAAGACTTTGGCGAAAGAAGCGCTGACAGAAATTTGGCGGCATCCATTGCATACGCGTGAATTCGGTAGTCAAATCACGAACGTGTTACGGTGTCTTCAATTGGAAGCGCATGGATATCAGGTTAACGTGACTGAATTAGTGGGTTGGGAGCATTCGATGAAGAATGAATTGATCATCGCCACGTATCAGAATTTGCCACGCAAACGCCCTATTCAAAGGCTGCAGGAAGTGCTGCAGACACTTGGTCTGGAAGAAATGCAGCCACGATTTTTTACCCCATCGGATGCCTAA
- a CDS encoding SDR family oxidoreductase, which translates to MKLPFKIDLSGQVAVVTGGGGVLCAGFGHALAACGAKVALLDLDGAAAERNAAALRAAGGQAIGVVANVLDRASLENAAAQVLAAFGPCDLLLNGAGGNSPKGTTSKEWLEDGDLDDPSLTTFFDLDPKAVEFVFNLNFLGTLLPTQVFAQQMLGRADCSIINISSMNAFRPLTKIPAYSGAKAAVSNFTQWLAVHFAKAGIRVNALAPGFFLTQQNHTLLIDADTGVLTDRARKIVEHTPMGRFGESHELTGTLLWLASSQASGFVNGIVVPIDGGFSAYSGV; encoded by the coding sequence ATGAAACTGCCATTTAAGATTGATTTGAGCGGCCAGGTCGCGGTGGTGACCGGCGGCGGCGGCGTTTTGTGCGCCGGGTTCGGCCATGCGCTGGCGGCCTGCGGCGCTAAAGTTGCACTGCTTGACCTCGACGGTGCCGCTGCCGAACGCAACGCCGCTGCCCTACGCGCGGCGGGCGGTCAAGCCATTGGCGTGGTGGCCAACGTGCTGGACCGCGCCTCTCTCGAAAATGCTGCCGCGCAGGTTCTTGCCGCATTCGGTCCCTGTGATTTGCTGCTGAACGGCGCTGGCGGCAATAGTCCGAAGGGCACTACCAGCAAAGAATGGCTGGAAGACGGCGATCTTGATGATCCATCACTGACCACTTTTTTCGATCTCGATCCGAAGGCGGTCGAATTCGTATTCAACTTGAATTTTCTTGGCACATTGCTACCAACACAAGTTTTCGCGCAGCAAATGTTAGGGCGCGCAGACTGCTCGATCATCAATATTTCTTCGATGAACGCGTTTCGCCCGCTGACTAAAATTCCTGCTTATAGTGGTGCCAAGGCGGCGGTGAGTAATTTCACGCAATGGCTGGCGGTGCATTTTGCAAAAGCCGGGATTCGCGTGAATGCGCTAGCGCCGGGATTTTTCCTGACGCAACAAAATCATACTTTGTTGATTGATGCTGACACCGGCGTATTGACGGATCGTGCACGTAAAATTGTGGAACACACACCGATGGGCCGCTTCGGCGAGTCGCACGAATTGACTGGCACCTTGTTGTGGCTTGCTTCCAGTCAGGCGTCCGGTTTCGTGAATGGCATCGTGGTGCCTATCGATGGCGGTTTTTCTGCCTACTCGGGCGTTTAA
- a CDS encoding primosomal protein N', which yields MKQCILQVVLDTPLDSSFDYRWQPADASEALPQTGQLVQLSFGRREVMGMIVGSSSHSDVPEAKLKDVQAVRHQLPPLSPQWLALCQFAADYYQRPLGEVALPGLPKNLRALTTVALDRGLKKLHTLATLHDATPIDVPPLNSSQQLAADAIAGATGFAPTLLYGVTGSGKTEVYLQAAAKILAQSTSSSESNPAQILILVPEINLTPQLEGNIRARFPGVMVATLHSGLAEGERMRHWLAAHLGQARIILGTRLAVLASLPYLRLIVIDEEHDPSYKQQEGLRYSARDLAVWRAHQLGIPIVLGSATPSLETWHHAQSGRYRKLELRQRAVTNAVLPAVRLVNMEHDKPTEGLTSTLISALKLRLQRGEQSLLFLNRRGYAPVIACDACGWVSNCTRCTAFMVLHKPEHRLRCHHCSLELRIPKSCPTCGNVDLQPLGRGTQRLEEGLRAMFPEARVLRIDADSTRRKGSAQSAFDSVHRGEVDILIGTQMVAKGHDFKNLTLVGILNPDTALFSHDYRASERLFAQLMQVAGRAGRAAQKEGGSASEVLIQTRYPQHPLYSAVIAHDYDHFASALLEERQQAHLPPYIYQALLRAEAKELETAIAFLQQAATCLEHGGITMHDPIPMTMTRVANVDRAQLLIECSSRPALQAFLTDWLAVLRAIKTRAKWSLEVDPVDI from the coding sequence GTGAAACAATGCATTCTTCAGGTAGTCCTCGACACCCCCCTTGACAGTAGCTTTGACTATCGCTGGCAGCCAGCCGATGCGTCCGAGGCTCTCCCGCAGACGGGACAGCTTGTGCAGCTTTCGTTTGGTCGGCGTGAGGTGATGGGCATGATCGTGGGCAGTAGCAGCCATAGCGATGTCCCAGAGGCAAAATTAAAAGATGTGCAAGCCGTGCGGCATCAGTTGCCGCCACTTTCACCACAGTGGTTGGCGCTATGCCAGTTTGCCGCTGATTATTATCAGCGGCCTTTGGGTGAAGTCGCGTTACCGGGCTTACCAAAAAATCTCCGGGCGCTGACAACGGTGGCGTTGGATCGTGGATTAAAAAAACTGCACACGTTGGCCACATTGCACGACGCCACGCCGATTGATGTACCACCTTTAAATTCTTCGCAACAATTAGCTGCCGACGCTATCGCCGGTGCAACCGGGTTTGCGCCGACGTTGTTGTACGGCGTGACTGGCAGCGGCAAAACCGAGGTGTATTTACAGGCGGCCGCTAAAATTCTCGCCCAAAGTACTAGCAGCAGCGAAAGCAATCCCGCGCAAATTTTGATTCTGGTCCCTGAAATCAATCTGACGCCGCAATTGGAGGGGAATATTCGCGCCCGTTTTCCCGGCGTGATGGTGGCGACGTTGCACAGCGGTCTGGCCGAGGGCGAACGTATGCGCCATTGGCTTGCCGCCCATCTCGGGCAAGCGCGCATCATTTTGGGAACGCGTCTGGCGGTGTTGGCGTCTCTGCCGTATTTGCGTCTGATCGTCATCGATGAAGAACACGATCCCTCTTATAAGCAGCAAGAGGGCTTGCGTTATTCGGCGCGTGATCTGGCCGTATGGCGTGCTCATCAACTAGGGATTCCCATCGTTCTGGGGTCGGCCACGCCGTCGCTGGAAACCTGGCATCACGCACAGTCAGGACGCTATCGCAAACTTGAGTTACGCCAGCGCGCGGTCACCAATGCGGTATTGCCAGCGGTGCGGCTGGTAAATATGGAACATGACAAGCCGACCGAGGGCCTGACCTCGACGTTGATTAGCGCTTTGAAGCTGCGTCTGCAACGTGGCGAGCAATCGCTATTGTTCCTGAACCGTCGCGGTTATGCGCCGGTAATTGCCTGCGACGCCTGCGGTTGGGTCAGCAACTGTACGCGTTGCACGGCGTTCATGGTGCTGCATAAGCCTGAACATCGTTTGCGGTGCCATCATTGCAGTTTGGAGTTGCGCATTCCCAAATCCTGTCCGACCTGCGGTAATGTCGATTTGCAACCTCTAGGGCGCGGCACGCAGCGACTGGAAGAGGGCTTGCGGGCGATGTTTCCAGAGGCACGCGTGTTGCGGATTGATGCCGACTCGACGCGCCGCAAGGGCAGCGCCCAGAGCGCGTTTGATAGTGTGCATCGGGGCGAGGTGGACATTTTGATCGGCACCCAGATGGTAGCAAAAGGGCATGATTTCAAAAATCTGACACTGGTCGGCATTCTAAACCCGGACACCGCACTGTTTTCCCACGACTATCGCGCCAGTGAACGCCTGTTTGCACAGTTAATGCAGGTTGCTGGCCGGGCAGGACGTGCTGCGCAAAAAGAGGGCGGCAGTGCCAGTGAAGTGTTGATTCAGACTCGCTATCCGCAACATCCTTTATATTCTGCTGTCATCGCCCATGATTACGATCATTTCGCCAGCGCGCTGCTGGAGGAGCGCCAGCAGGCCCATTTGCCACCTTATATCTATCAGGCGTTATTGCGCGCTGAGGCGAAAGAGCTGGAAACCGCGATTGCGTTTTTGCAACAGGCGGCAACTTGTCTGGAACACGGCGGAATTACGATGCACGATCCTATTCCAATGACCATGACGCGGGTGGCAAACGTGGATCGTGCTCAGTTGCTGATTGAATGCTCGTCGCGACCGGCATTACAGGCTTTTCTGACCGATTGGCTGGCCGTTTTACGTGCGATCAAGACGCGTGCTAAATGGTCATTGGAGGTCGATCCGGTCGATATTTGA
- the uxuA gene encoding mannonate dehydratase → MKMTFRWFGDSDPVSLAYIRQIPGMYGIVSALYDVPVGETWPIEKIQALKERIEMHGLKFEVVESVPVHEDIKLGKPGRDALIANYGQTLRNLAACGIKVVCYNFMPVFDWTRTTLEMPLPDGSTTLGFDAATIDNIDPDAGVQLPGWDASYQPAQLKALLAEYRDVDEAALWANLSYFLKAIIPVAAEASIKMAIHPDDPPRPIFGLPRIVKNRDDLAQLLAIVDHPANGLTLCSGSLGADYKNDVASLVREFAGKGRIHFAHLRNVHVNEAGDFHETSHRSADGSLDMAEILLAYHETGFEGYARPDHGRMIWGETGKPGYGLYDRALGAVYLNGIWEGIAKNQPPASEDAV, encoded by the coding sequence ATGAAAATGACCTTTCGCTGGTTTGGCGACTCTGATCCCGTGAGCCTGGCCTATATACGTCAGATTCCCGGCATGTACGGCATTGTCTCCGCCCTTTACGATGTCCCTGTTGGCGAAACCTGGCCAATTGAGAAAATCCAGGCGCTCAAAGAACGTATTGAAATGCACGGTTTGAAGTTTGAAGTCGTAGAAAGCGTTCCCGTTCATGAAGATATCAAATTAGGCAAACCCGGTCGGGATGCGTTGATCGCCAACTACGGCCAAACCCTGCGCAATCTGGCGGCATGCGGTATCAAAGTCGTCTGCTATAACTTTATGCCCGTCTTCGATTGGACCCGCACAACGCTAGAAATGCCATTGCCAGACGGCTCCACTACACTCGGTTTCGATGCGGCCACGATTGATAACATCGATCCAGACGCCGGCGTGCAACTGCCGGGTTGGGATGCCAGCTATCAGCCAGCACAATTAAAGGCGTTGCTAGCCGAATATCGGGATGTTGATGAGGCTGCGCTGTGGGCCAATCTTAGCTATTTCCTGAAAGCGATTATTCCCGTCGCGGCCGAAGCGTCGATCAAAATGGCGATCCATCCCGACGATCCGCCACGGCCTATTTTTGGACTGCCGCGTATCGTCAAGAATCGCGATGATCTGGCGCAACTTCTGGCCATTGTCGATCATCCAGCCAACGGTTTGACGCTTTGCTCCGGATCGCTGGGCGCGGACTACAAGAACGATGTCGCCAGTCTGGTACGCGAATTTGCTGGCAAAGGACGTATTCATTTCGCCCATTTGCGCAATGTCCACGTGAATGAGGCCGGAGATTTTCATGAAACCAGCCATCGCTCAGCCGACGGTTCTTTAGACATGGCAGAAATCTTGCTGGCTTATCATGAAACCGGTTTTGAAGGCTATGCCCGTCCCGACCACGGCCGCATGATCTGGGGCGAAACTGGCAAACCCGGTTACGGGCTATATGACCGCGCTTTGGGAGCCGTGTATTTGAACGGTATATGGGAAGGGATAGCTAAAAATCAGCCGCCAGCCTCAGAGGACGCTGTATGA